A region from the Candidatus Brocadiaceae bacterium genome encodes:
- the ppdK gene encoding pyruvate, phosphate dikinase produces MAPKYVYFYGNGSADGSADMKRLLGGKGANLAEMTNLGIPVPPGFTITTEVCAAYYKNNQKYPKGLDKEIDQNLARLEKIMGAKLGDADNPLLVSVRSGAAASMPGMMDTVLNLGLNPDAVKGLIKKTNNERFAWDAYRRFITMFGDVVMGIERDIFEEVLVTYKKRSRIKNDTELTAEELKKIVEEFKVIYKKKTRETFPNDPKIQLQKAIHAVFASWNNPRAVKYRQLYDIKGLIGTAVNVQAMVFGNMGNQSATGVCFTRDPSTGENKFYGEFLINAQGEDVVAGIRTPEPIANLQKKMPTVYKQLVKYKNALERHFKDVQDMEFTIQEKRLFMLQTRNGKRTARAAIKIAVDMVKEKLISKKTAISRIDPSQLDQLLHPTFDPKVKRDILAEGLPASPGAATGKVVFNAEEAEELAEKHEKVILVRKETSPEDIGGMHVSQGILTSSGGMTSHAAVVARGMGKCCVAGCGSIQVDYKKQLFIVDKKIVKKGEYISLDGSSGEVMLGQVPTIDPTLSNDFAVLMKWADEIRKLKIRTNADTPDDAKKARDFGAEGIGLCRTEHMFFGEQRIDSVRQMILSAPDVKNLKVRIAFMEEEAEKATNQTGSKGKDLAKAKQELKGPLALYTSALQKLLPMQRRDFEQIFKAMDGLPVTIRLLDPPLHEFLPQEEQSQRELAKKMKINLDEIQHKVSALHEMNPMLGHRGCRLGITYPEMYDMQVRAIIEAACNVKKKGIMVYPEIMLPLISIEQELNILKENVHTVAKEVMRKKGAKINYMVGTMIELPRAALVADKIAKHAEFFSFGTNDLTQMTFGFSRDDVGSFVPEYLDRDILEKDPFQVLDQEGAGQLIEIGIKRGRSARKNLKVGICGEHGGDPQTILFCHKIGMDYVSCSPFRVPIARLAAAQASLEQPVSKSTV; encoded by the coding sequence ATGGCGCCTAAATATGTCTATTTCTATGGTAACGGCTCCGCTGATGGAAGTGCTGATATGAAGCGCCTGCTTGGTGGCAAGGGCGCTAATCTTGCAGAAATGACCAATCTCGGTATTCCTGTTCCGCCTGGGTTTACGATTACAACGGAGGTTTGTGCTGCGTATTATAAAAACAACCAGAAATACCCGAAGGGGCTTGATAAGGAGATTGATCAAAATCTTGCCCGGCTGGAAAAGATAATGGGTGCAAAACTAGGGGATGCAGATAATCCTTTACTGGTGTCTGTCCGCAGCGGTGCAGCAGCATCAATGCCTGGGATGATGGACACCGTTTTGAATCTTGGGTTAAACCCTGATGCCGTTAAAGGACTCATCAAAAAGACGAACAACGAACGTTTTGCATGGGATGCCTATAGGCGGTTTATCACCATGTTTGGTGATGTTGTCATGGGTATAGAACGCGATATTTTTGAAGAGGTGCTTGTTACATATAAGAAAAGGTCAAGGATAAAAAATGACACGGAACTCACTGCGGAAGAATTAAAAAAAATCGTGGAGGAGTTTAAGGTCATTTATAAAAAGAAAACCCGTGAGACGTTCCCGAATGATCCGAAGATACAGCTTCAGAAGGCAATTCACGCTGTATTTGCCTCGTGGAATAATCCGCGTGCCGTAAAATATCGTCAGCTTTACGATATTAAGGGGCTTATTGGAACAGCGGTAAATGTTCAGGCGATGGTTTTTGGTAATATGGGAAATCAGTCGGCAACGGGTGTTTGCTTTACAAGGGATCCCTCTACGGGAGAAAATAAATTTTACGGCGAGTTCCTCATCAATGCGCAGGGAGAAGATGTCGTTGCGGGTATCCGCACCCCTGAACCCATTGCGAACCTTCAGAAGAAAATGCCAACGGTTTATAAACAGTTGGTGAAATATAAGAATGCGCTGGAAAGGCATTTTAAGGATGTTCAGGATATGGAATTTACGATACAGGAAAAACGATTATTTATGCTCCAGACAAGAAACGGGAAGCGCACAGCACGAGCGGCGATAAAGATTGCCGTTGATATGGTGAAAGAGAAATTGATCAGTAAAAAAACAGCCATTTCCCGTATTGACCCGAGCCAGTTAGACCAGTTATTGCATCCTACATTTGATCCCAAGGTCAAAAGGGACATTCTTGCTGAAGGACTTCCTGCCTCGCCTGGCGCAGCTACAGGAAAAGTAGTTTTTAATGCAGAAGAGGCGGAAGAATTAGCGGAAAAGCATGAAAAGGTAATTCTTGTAAGAAAAGAAACCTCCCCGGAGGATATTGGGGGAATGCATGTTTCCCAGGGTATTCTTACCTCTAGCGGGGGGATGACCTCTCACGCTGCTGTGGTGGCCAGGGGCATGGGGAAGTGTTGTGTTGCAGGCTGTGGTTCGATACAGGTGGATTATAAGAAACAGCTTTTTATCGTTGACAAAAAGATCGTAAAAAAAGGGGAATATATTTCTTTAGATGGAAGCAGTGGAGAAGTAATGTTGGGACAGGTTCCTACGATTGACCCAACGTTGAGCAATGATTTTGCTGTCCTCATGAAGTGGGCTGATGAAATACGCAAACTTAAGATACGAACGAATGCGGATACCCCGGATGACGCGAAGAAGGCGCGTGATTTTGGCGCTGAAGGGATAGGGCTTTGCAGGACGGAACATATGTTCTTTGGTGAGCAGAGAATTGATTCTGTTCGGCAAATGATTCTTTCTGCTCCGGACGTCAAAAATTTGAAGGTGAGAATTGCCTTTATGGAAGAAGAAGCAGAAAAGGCGACGAATCAGACAGGCAGTAAGGGAAAGGATTTAGCGAAAGCAAAACAGGAGCTTAAAGGACCACTGGCTTTATATACTTCTGCTCTTCAGAAATTACTCCCCATGCAACGTCGTGATTTTGAACAGATATTTAAGGCAATGGACGGCCTGCCGGTGACGATACGCCTCCTTGATCCTCCTCTCCATGAATTTTTGCCTCAAGAAGAACAAAGCCAGAGAGAATTGGCAAAAAAAATGAAGATTAACCTCGACGAGATTCAACACAAGGTATCTGCTCTTCATGAAATGAATCCCATGCTGGGGCATCGAGGCTGCCGTCTTGGCATTACCTATCCTGAAATGTACGATATGCAGGTGCGGGCTATTATTGAAGCAGCGTGCAATGTGAAGAAGAAAGGGATTATGGTGTATCCGGAAATTATGTTGCCACTCATTAGTATTGAACAGGAACTGAATATCTTAAAAGAAAATGTCCATACTGTTGCCAAAGAAGTAATGAGAAAGAAGGGTGCGAAAATTAACTATATGGTAGGCACCATGATTGAATTGCCGCGGGCTGCGTTGGTGGCAGATAAGATTGCGAAACATGCCGAATTCTTTTCTTTCGGAACCAATGACCTCACCCAGATGACCTTTGGTTTTAGTCGAGATGATGTCGGTTCCTTTGTTCCTGAGTATCTTGATAGAGACATATTAGAAAAAGATCCTTTCCAGGTATTGGATCAGGAAGGCGCCGGACAACTTATTGAGATTGGGATAAAGAGAGGGAGAAGTGCGCGAAAGAACTTGAAAGTAGGTATTTGCGGTGAGCACGGAGGAGACCCACAAACCATACTATTCTGCCATAAGATTGGAATGGACTATGTGAGCTGTTCTCCATTTCGAGTACCAATAGCCCGTCTTGCCGCTGCACAGGCGTCACTGGAGCAGCCGGTATCAAAATCGACGGTTTAG
- the rfbB gene encoding dTDP-glucose 4,6-dehydratase yields the protein MKNMLVTGGCGFIGTNFIRYLFEETDFSGRIINADKLTYAGNRENLTDIEKSFQERYVFIMADICDKDKLAEIFDDYQIDTICHFAAESHVDRSIVRPEAFIQTNIIGTFNLLEVARSRLDQIYLFHHISTDEVFGSLGENGYFTEETPYKPTSPYASSKAASDHLVRAYHKTYGLPNTLSHCSNNYGPYQFPEKLIPLSILHALEGKPLPVYGDGKYIRDWLYVRDHCMAIWLIMKKGRRGETYNIGGNCEMVNLTLVENLCNALDTVVGKRNNQSRKNLITFVKDRPGHDRRYAIDGHKVREELGWSPKETFESGIKKTIHWYLNNKEWVSQIKSGEYRSWIAEQYE from the coding sequence ATGAAGAACATGCTGGTTACCGGCGGATGTGGATTTATTGGCACGAATTTTATTCGATATCTGTTTGAGGAAACCGATTTTTCAGGACGTATCATTAATGCTGATAAACTTACCTATGCAGGTAATCGTGAGAATCTGACGGACATTGAAAAATCTTTTCAGGAACGATATGTATTCATTATGGCAGATATCTGCGATAAGGATAAACTTGCGGAGATATTTGATGATTATCAAATTGATACAATATGTCATTTCGCCGCGGAATCTCACGTAGACAGATCTATTGTAAGACCTGAAGCTTTTATCCAAACGAATATTATAGGAACATTTAACCTCTTAGAGGTTGCAAGAAGCAGATTGGATCAAATCTACCTCTTTCACCATATTAGCACCGACGAAGTCTTCGGAAGCCTTGGGGAAAACGGTTATTTTACGGAAGAAACCCCCTACAAACCGACCAGTCCATATGCATCCTCCAAGGCTGCCTCAGACCATCTGGTGAGGGCTTATCATAAAACGTACGGTTTACCAAATACCCTCTCTCATTGTTCCAACAACTATGGCCCGTATCAATTTCCAGAGAAACTGATTCCCCTCTCAATTTTACATGCCCTTGAAGGAAAACCGCTGCCTGTCTATGGCGACGGAAAATACATCAGAGACTGGCTCTACGTCAGGGATCATTGTATGGCAATCTGGCTGATAATGAAAAAAGGAAGAAGAGGAGAAACATATAATATTGGTGGCAATTGCGAAATGGTAAATCTCACTCTTGTGGAAAATCTCTGCAACGCCCTTGATACAGTTGTGGGAAAGAGAAATAATCAATCACGGAAAAATTTGATAACCTTTGTAAAGGACAGGCCGGGCCATGACAGACGGTATGCAATTGATGGTCATAAGGTAAGAGAAGAACTTGGTTGGTCTCCAAAGGAAACCTTTGAGTCCGGTATCAAAAAAACTATTCACTGGTACCTGAATAATAAGGAATGGGTAAGTCAAATAAAGAGTGGGGAATATCGGTCGTGGATTGCAGAACAGTATGAATAA
- the dsbD gene encoding protein-disulfide reductase DsbD, whose amino-acid sequence MRSNAGKSMSGRLSIFGLKGGYAMRSRSFEKGLFVLLFLSLLLSAVVYGDSSPFRIHVAAERESVSAGDLVPVAITIDIDPQHHIYRDQVSVESGNPEHFTLSSVELPPGKVKVDPFLEKEVELYEGQVKVVSFIQASKDLPVGFHIMKLRVKYQGCSDKICFAPKTEDFTLPLQIELFGLKKPLPKTQIPSSTVIPEKSEEKSSLQKRIESKGIFVSLIFIFLAGVGLSFTPCVYPMIPITVAVIGGQSAGGQEGKRKPAAAFFLSLIYVLGISTVYASMGVAAASTGALFGSALQSPWVIGVVVAIFVGLAMSMFGVYYLRVPSFISDRLGTKTGKGFIGVFIMGLVSGIVASPCIGPVLASLLVYIASTGNKFMGFWMLFVFAWGLGVILIVLGTFSGAVKALPKSGMWMETVERIFGLLLIGMALYYLRFIISDGAFIIILGLFLIVTAVFSGGFDRLTHESAPFQRAKKVFGIIAFIFGTYFVVGHLMIKGFLLPPFSTATTVQAVKTGEEIEWITNEEDGLQKAREEGKVAIIDFWASWCAACIEFEKFTYSNPQVIRESGKFVNIKIDCTSANDPRIKRLWDKYGIVGLPTIVFINRDGAVIKDKTITGFVDAEEYLRILKSLE is encoded by the coding sequence ATGAGATCCAATGCAGGAAAAAGTATGTCTGGGAGGCTTTCAATTTTCGGTTTAAAGGGAGGATATGCCATGAGATCCCGTTCCTTTGAAAAAGGATTGTTCGTTCTTCTATTTTTGTCGCTTTTACTTTCGGCGGTAGTCTATGGGGACTCTTCTCCATTTCGAATACATGTGGCTGCTGAAAGAGAAAGTGTGTCTGCCGGCGACCTTGTGCCTGTGGCGATAACCATTGATATTGACCCTCAACATCATATTTATCGCGATCAGGTCTCGGTTGAAAGTGGCAATCCCGAACATTTCACTCTGTCATCAGTTGAGCTCCCTCCGGGTAAAGTCAAGGTAGATCCGTTCCTTGAGAAGGAAGTGGAACTTTACGAGGGGCAGGTGAAGGTTGTATCGTTTATTCAGGCATCGAAGGATTTGCCAGTTGGTTTCCATATAATGAAATTAAGGGTGAAATATCAGGGTTGCTCCGATAAGATCTGCTTTGCCCCCAAAACGGAGGATTTCACTCTGCCTTTGCAGATAGAATTGTTCGGTTTGAAAAAACCTTTGCCGAAAACACAGATACCCTCCTCCACGGTCATACCGGAAAAAAGTGAAGAAAAAAGTTCCCTCCAAAAGAGAATAGAAAGTAAAGGCATTTTTGTTTCTCTGATTTTTATCTTTCTGGCAGGTGTGGGTTTGAGTTTTACCCCATGCGTATATCCTATGATACCGATCACCGTTGCGGTTATCGGAGGGCAGTCTGCCGGAGGCCAGGAAGGCAAAAGAAAACCTGCCGCAGCCTTTTTTCTTTCACTCATTTATGTTTTGGGCATATCGACGGTATATGCCTCTATGGGGGTTGCTGCCGCCTCTACCGGCGCATTGTTTGGCTCTGCCTTGCAAAGTCCATGGGTTATTGGAGTTGTTGTTGCCATTTTCGTAGGTCTTGCCATGAGCATGTTTGGGGTATATTATCTGCGGGTTCCGTCCTTTATTTCCGATCGGCTTGGGACAAAAACGGGAAAGGGATTTATCGGTGTATTTATCATGGGCTTGGTGTCTGGGATTGTCGCATCCCCCTGTATTGGCCCGGTTCTTGCCAGTCTATTGGTGTACATTGCCAGCACGGGAAATAAATTTATGGGGTTCTGGATGTTATTTGTATTTGCCTGGGGATTGGGTGTAATTCTCATTGTGCTGGGCACCTTCTCAGGCGCCGTAAAGGCCCTGCCGAAATCCGGCATGTGGATGGAAACGGTGGAGAGAATCTTCGGGCTTCTTTTAATTGGGATGGCCCTGTATTATCTGAGGTTTATTATCTCAGACGGCGCCTTCATAATTATTCTTGGTTTGTTCCTTATAGTCACAGCGGTATTTTCCGGGGGCTTTGATCGTTTGACTCATGAGAGCGCTCCGTTTCAACGCGCAAAAAAGGTCTTTGGGATAATAGCTTTTATTTTTGGGACATATTTTGTCGTAGGACATCTCATGATAAAGGGGTTTCTTTTGCCACCCTTTTCTACGGCAACTACCGTTCAAGCGGTAAAAACAGGGGAAGAGATTGAATGGATAACAAACGAGGAAGATGGATTACAAAAGGCACGGGAGGAGGGCAAGGTTGCAATAATTGATTTTTGGGCGTCATGGTGTGCCGCTTGTATAGAGTTTGAAAAGTTTACCTATTCCAACCCTCAAGTCATACGGGAGTCCGGAAAATTTGTTAATATTAAGATTGACTGTACCAGCGCCAATGACCCTAGGATCAAACGGCTCTGGGATAAATATGGTATTGTCGGTTTGCCTACCATTGTTTTTATTAACCGGGATGGCGCGGTGATCAAAGATAAA
- a CDS encoding DUF3786 domain-containing protein yields the protein MLEIYKKLPKTNCGKCGAPTCMAFALKVKNNQLHIKNCPYVMEDDVELSSSAPDKTMDGNYRRVSDELEREATKTRFKEVSDAIGGHFEERGGKETIRITMLNKPYEMHKNGLFEDGEYCRDSWSKIILYDYIRRKGKRPLTGDWVTLGHFPNTASHVKAFQRSAEEKIAMTFNLDTKGLIARSKEMGGVKEQGKMNADYLFRIDLLPRIPLYLCFWVADEEFPASCKLFLDSNAEDYIDIEYLAYLVERFVEIFVAK from the coding sequence ATGCTTGAAATTTACAAGAAACTGCCGAAAACAAACTGTGGCAAATGCGGAGCTCCTACCTGCATGGCCTTTGCTCTTAAGGTGAAAAACAATCAGTTGCACATAAAGAATTGTCCTTACGTTATGGAGGACGATGTAGAGTTGTCTTCCTCAGCCCCCGACAAAACCATGGACGGCAATTACCGGCGGGTGAGCGATGAATTAGAGAGAGAGGCGACAAAAACAAGGTTTAAAGAGGTGAGCGATGCCATTGGCGGGCATTTTGAAGAGAGAGGCGGGAAGGAAACAATACGAATTACTATGCTAAACAAACCGTACGAAATGCATAAAAACGGATTGTTTGAAGATGGCGAGTATTGTCGGGATTCCTGGTCAAAAATCATACTCTATGATTACATTCGAAGAAAAGGGAAACGGCCGTTAACAGGCGACTGGGTTACCCTTGGACACTTCCCCAATACGGCATCCCATGTAAAGGCATTTCAGCGAAGCGCTGAAGAAAAAATTGCGATGACCTTTAACCTTGACACAAAAGGTCTTATCGCTCGCAGTAAAGAAATGGGGGGCGTAAAAGAGCAGGGGAAAATGAACGCGGATTATCTTTTTCGTATTGACCTGCTGCCTCGCATACCATTGTATCTGTGCTTTTGGGTCGCAGATGAAGAATTTCCTGCCAGTTGTAAATTGTTTCTTGACAGCAATGCGGAAGACTATATCGATATAGAATACCTTGCTTATCTTGTTGAAAGGTTTGTAGAGATATTCGTTGCAAAATGA
- the rfbC gene encoding dTDP-4-dehydrorhamnose 3,5-epimerase: MSCKFKKTAFSEVLLIEPDVFRDSRGFFMEVFHREKYAEAGISQIFAQDNHSHSKKGTVRGLHYQFNHPQGKLVYVITGEIFDVAVDIRRGSPTFGAWTGIHLSAENKQQLFVPEGFAHGFCVLSECADVMYKCTDLYYPDDDFGILWSDKNIGIRWPVNTPIVSEKDRKHPRLNEIPESRLPIYQ, encoded by the coding sequence ATGTCGTGTAAGTTCAAAAAAACCGCATTTTCAGAGGTTTTACTGATTGAGCCAGATGTTTTTCGTGATTCACGAGGATTTTTCATGGAAGTGTTTCACCGGGAAAAATATGCGGAGGCCGGCATTTCCCAAATCTTTGCGCAAGATAATCATTCTCATTCGAAGAAAGGAACCGTCAGGGGGTTACATTATCAGTTCAACCATCCGCAGGGCAAACTGGTGTATGTCATTACCGGTGAAATTTTTGATGTTGCCGTCGATATCCGGCGTGGGTCTCCTACATTTGGCGCCTGGACAGGCATACATCTTTCCGCCGAAAATAAGCAACAGCTCTTTGTTCCGGAAGGATTTGCTCATGGTTTTTGCGTCTTGAGTGAATGTGCAGATGTTATGTACAAATGTACAGACCTGTATTATCCGGACGATGATTTTGGAATTCTATGGTCAGATAAGAATATTGGCATACGCTGGCCGGTTAATACCCCTATTGTTTCTGAAAAGGACAGGAAACATCCAAGGTTGAATGAAATCCCCGAATCCCGATTGCCAATCTATCAATAG
- the rfbA gene encoding glucose-1-phosphate thymidylyltransferase RfbA → MKGILLAGGSGSRLYPITRVVSKQLLPVFDKPMIYYPLSILMLAGIREILIISTPQDLPDFQNLLGDGSQWNLSFTYREQPRPEGLAQAFIIGKNFIGNEAVVLILGDNIFYGHGLQDILKRAAKIKKGGLIFGYLVHDPERYGVVEFGKQGNVISLEEKPKKPKSKYAVPGIYFYDNTVVKIAEDLKPSARGELEITDVNLEYLRRGQLRVELLGRGFAWLDTGTHESLQHASNYVQVIQERQGLKISCVEEIAFRLGYINRNQLKCLAKGMMKNGYGRYLMDIVNEEGRKENVV, encoded by the coding sequence ATGAAAGGAATACTATTAGCGGGTGGTTCGGGATCACGGTTGTATCCAATTACACGGGTTGTGAGTAAACAACTTTTACCCGTATTTGATAAACCGATGATTTATTATCCTCTGTCGATATTGATGTTGGCAGGGATACGTGAAATATTGATTATATCTACCCCACAAGATCTTCCTGATTTTCAAAATCTCCTGGGAGACGGATCGCAATGGAATCTTTCCTTTACTTACAGAGAACAACCTCGTCCTGAAGGGTTGGCACAGGCCTTTATCATTGGCAAAAATTTTATAGGAAATGAAGCGGTAGTACTTATTCTTGGCGATAATATTTTTTACGGCCATGGGTTGCAAGACATTCTCAAAAGGGCTGCTAAAATTAAAAAAGGCGGATTGATTTTCGGATATCTGGTGCATGACCCCGAGCGCTATGGTGTAGTAGAATTTGGCAAACAGGGCAATGTGATCAGTTTAGAGGAAAAACCGAAAAAACCGAAATCAAAATATGCCGTGCCAGGAATCTATTTTTATGATAATACCGTGGTAAAAATTGCGGAAGACCTGAAACCTTCCGCCCGGGGTGAGCTGGAAATTACCGATGTCAACCTGGAGTATCTGAGACGAGGGCAATTGCGCGTTGAACTTTTGGGGCGTGGGTTTGCCTGGCTGGATACCGGCACCCATGAATCTCTCCAGCATGCATCCAACTACGTACAGGTAATACAAGAGAGGCAGGGATTAAAAATTTCCTGCGTTGAAGAAATCGCCTTTCGTCTTGGCTATATCAATCGCAACCAATTGAAATGTCTTGCAAAAGGAATGATGAAAAACGGATACGGCAGATACCTTATGGATATCGTTAACGAAGAAGGCAGGAAAGAAAATGTCGTGTAA
- a CDS encoding MBL fold metallo-hydrolase produces MIFKQLNKTPCKTYLIGSETRKEVTLVDPVLQFINEYISLIESEGLKLTHIMETHTHADHISGAGALLDRTGAVYVMHQNSSVRCVSYRVADGFEFHPSGIHVKIICTPGHTNDSICLLLSGKILTGDTLFLDEGGAGRTDLPGGDPGKHWESLQKIMKLPEHLIVYPAHEYRGHKPSSLGEQKKVNPNLQSRSKEEYVKWLSGMELGAADWMIDVLKANTTCSQDPQAAWIPEGTPSCEVKGTISHETTGLNVSAISVAEMQQRFTGETHDKTLILDVREPEELKEELGVLDGAVNIPVGQIEQRLDELEKYKGKEIITICCRGGRGHVAASILLKNGFTKVYNLTGGMTAFRNAEKTR; encoded by the coding sequence ATGATATTCAAACAACTTAATAAAACTCCCTGTAAAACATATCTTATCGGCTCTGAAACCAGAAAAGAAGTAACACTCGTAGATCCCGTGCTGCAATTTATCAATGAATATATCTCGCTTATAGAAAGCGAAGGATTGAAATTAACCCATATCATGGAGACCCATACGCATGCAGACCACATTTCCGGTGCCGGAGCATTGCTTGATCGGACGGGAGCAGTCTATGTCATGCATCAAAATTCCTCTGTCCGTTGTGTATCCTATCGCGTCGCGGATGGTTTTGAATTTCACCCGAGCGGTATTCATGTCAAAATTATATGCACTCCGGGACATACAAATGACAGCATATGCCTTCTCTTGTCAGGCAAAATACTCACCGGTGATACCCTGTTTTTAGATGAGGGAGGTGCAGGCCGCACTGATTTACCTGGAGGAGACCCCGGAAAACATTGGGAATCATTACAAAAGATAATGAAATTACCTGAACACCTGATCGTTTATCCCGCTCACGAGTATCGCGGCCACAAACCATCCAGTCTGGGGGAACAAAAAAAAGTGAACCCCAATTTACAATCACGATCGAAGGAAGAATATGTAAAATGGCTTTCTGGTATGGAATTAGGCGCAGCCGATTGGATGATAGACGTATTGAAGGCAAATACTACCTGCTCACAAGACCCCCAGGCAGCCTGGATACCCGAGGGCACCCCTTCCTGTGAGGTAAAAGGCACCATTTCTCATGAAACGACTGGTTTAAACGTGTCCGCGATTTCAGTCGCAGAGATGCAACAGCGTTTCACCGGAGAAACACACGATAAAACATTGATTCTGGATGTAAGAGAACCGGAAGAACTCAAGGAAGAACTGGGCGTTCTGGACGGCGCTGTAAATATCCCTGTAGGCCAAATAGAGCAGAGACTAGACGAATTGGAGAAATATAAGGGCAAGGAAATTATCACTATTTGTTGCCGTGGAGGCCGCGGACACGTTGCGGCATCTATTCTCCTTAAAAATGGTTTCACAAAAGTTTACAATTTGACTGGAGGCATGACTGCCTTCCGTAATGCGGAAAAAACAAGGTAG
- a CDS encoding mannose-1-phosphate guanylyltransferase/mannose-6-phosphate isomerase, with protein sequence MSKQELHAYPILLAGGKGSRLWPISRELFPKQLASLTGAESLIQGTIKRLLPLLEADRLRVVCGKEHFYEIARHLEAIDVSSDGKIITEVCGRNTAPAILLAVLYILKKEEDAIILVFPADHVISNLPKFHDTLKAAIDIAKSGYITTFGIPPYYPETGYGYIEGAKPVKEGALEIKRFIEKPDQETAQRYLEEGNYFWNSGMFVFKASVLLEEFKAYEPDLLEKMREITSDNSPVSMEKYHTLPNISIDCAIMEKTKKGVLLPSDFGWSDIGTWKSLYDFLPKDKDDNVIEGDVIHRETKSSFVMADKRLIVTNGIKNVVVVETPDAVFISDLKKSENIKSIVNDLKKQGRKEHETHTTVYRPWGTYKILEEAEHSKIKRIVVYPGRKLSLQMHYHRSEHWVVVHGTAKIQNGDTIVFLEENQSSYVPKATRHRIENPGKIPLHIIEVQIGHYLGEDDIIRFEDDFERTGAGD encoded by the coding sequence ATGTCAAAGCAAGAACTCCACGCATACCCTATCTTGCTTGCAGGGGGAAAAGGGTCAAGATTATGGCCTATTTCAAGGGAATTGTTTCCAAAACAGTTAGCGAGTCTTACCGGGGCTGAATCACTGATTCAGGGTACCATTAAAAGGTTATTACCCCTTCTTGAAGCAGACAGATTGAGAGTCGTATGCGGAAAAGAACATTTTTATGAGATAGCAAGGCACCTTGAAGCTATAGATGTCTCATCTGACGGGAAGATAATTACAGAGGTATGCGGCCGAAATACTGCACCGGCAATATTGCTGGCGGTATTGTATATCTTAAAAAAAGAAGAAGATGCCATTATATTAGTATTTCCAGCAGATCACGTAATCAGTAATCTCCCCAAATTTCATGATACATTGAAAGCGGCAATAGATATTGCTAAATCCGGATATATTACCACCTTTGGAATTCCTCCTTATTATCCTGAAACAGGCTATGGATATATTGAGGGGGCAAAGCCGGTAAAAGAAGGCGCTTTGGAAATTAAAAGATTTATTGAAAAACCAGACCAGGAAACAGCACAGCGTTACTTAGAGGAAGGGAATTATTTCTGGAACAGCGGTATGTTTGTTTTTAAGGCATCGGTTCTTCTTGAAGAATTCAAGGCTTATGAGCCAGATCTTTTGGAGAAAATGCGCGAAATCACATCTGATAACAGTCCTGTCTCAATGGAAAAATATCACACGCTACCAAATATTTCCATCGATTGTGCAATAATGGAAAAGACAAAAAAAGGCGTTCTCCTCCCATCGGATTTTGGATGGAGTGACATTGGCACATGGAAGTCCCTGTACGATTTTTTACCAAAGGATAAAGATGATAACGTAATTGAAGGAGATGTAATTCACCGGGAAACAAAAAGCTCTTTTGTCATGGCGGACAAAAGACTTATTGTAACAAATGGCATCAAGAATGTCGTTGTGGTGGAAACTCCTGATGCGGTTTTTATATCTGATTTGAAGAAAAGTGAGAATATCAAATCTATCGTTAATGATCTAAAGAAACAAGGGCGAAAGGAGCACGAAACTCATACAACCGTATATCGCCCATGGGGAACCTATAAAATCCTTGAAGAAGCGGAACATTCCAAAATAAAACGAATCGTGGTTTATCCCGGCCGTAAATTATCCTTACAAATGCACTATCATAGAAGTGAACATTGGGTTGTTGTTCATGGAACTGCTAAAATACAAAATGGTGATACAATTGTTTTTCTTGAAGAAAATCAATCCTCGTATGTGCCCAAAGCAACCAGGCATCGCATTGAAAACCCCGGGAAAATCCCTCTCCATATCATCGAAGTGCAAATTGGGCATTATCTTGGAGAAGATGACATTATCAGATTTGAAGACGACTTTGAAAGGACGGGAGCCGGAGATTAA